The following is a genomic window from Azospirillaceae bacterium.
ACGAGGTGGTGCTGATCGGCGGGGTGACGGTCACGGTGAAGGTGGCGCATGTCCGGCTGTGCCACAGCCGGATGCTGTTCGCGCGCGCATATCCGCGCGAGACGCAGGAGATGGTGTTCGACGCCCACGACCGGGCGTTCGCCTTCTTCAAGGGCACGTGCACGCGCGGGATCTACGACAACATGAAGACGGCGGTGGAGACGATCTTCGTGGGCAAGGAGCGAGCCTACAACCGGCGCTTCCAGCAGATGTGCAGCCATTACCTGGTGGAGCCGGTGGCCTGCACCCCGGCGGCGGGATGGGAGAAGGGCCAGGTTGAGAACCAGGTGGGCCTGGTGCGGGAACGGTTCTTCACGCCGCGCCTGCGGGTGGCGAGCTACGAGGAACTGAACGGCTGGCTGCTGGACCAGTGCGTCGCCTACGCCAGGGCGCACCGGCATCCCGAGCAGCGGGACCGCACCGTCTGGGAGATGTTCGAGGCGGAGCGACCCAGCCTGGTGGGCTACGTGGGGCGGTTCGATGGCTTCCACGCCACCCCGGCGTCGGTGTCCAAGACCTGCCTGGTGCGGTTCGACCACAACAAGTACTCGGTGGCGGCCAAGGCGGTGGGGCGCCCGGTGGAGGTGCGGGCCTATGCCGACCGGATCGAACTGCGCCAGGACGGCCAGGTGGTGGGGACGCACGCGCGTTGCTTCGGCCGCGACCGCACCGTCTACGATCCCTGGCACTATGTGCCGGTGCTGGCGCGCAAGCCGGGGGCCCTGCGCAACGGCGCGCCCTTCAAGGATTGGGTGCTGCCCACGGCGCTGGACCGGGTGCGGCGCAAGCTGGCGGGCAGCGACGATGGCGACCGGCAGATGGTCGACATCCTGAC
Proteins encoded in this region:
- the istA gene encoding IS21 family transposase, with protein sequence MLIVETIAKIRRAYFVQQKPIKAICRELGLSRKVVRKVLRSEATEFRYERTAQPQPKIGPWRDRLDALLLANETKAARERLTLVRIYEELRGAGYDGSYDAVRRYARSWQKARGASQAAAYVPLSFAPGEAYQFDWSHEVVLIGGVTVTVKVAHVRLCHSRMLFARAYPRETQEMVFDAHDRAFAFFKGTCTRGIYDNMKTAVETIFVGKERAYNRRFQQMCSHYLVEPVACTPAAGWEKGQVENQVGLVRERFFTPRLRVASYEELNGWLLDQCVAYARAHRHPEQRDRTVWEMFEAERPSLVGYVGRFDGFHATPASVSKTCLVRFDHNKYSVAAKAVGRPVEVRAYADRIELRQDGQVVGTHARCFGRDRTVYDPWHYVPVLARKPGALRNGAPFKDWVLPTALDRVRRKLAGSDDGDRQMVDILTAVLSDGLPAVEAACAEALRENVHSAAVILNILARRREAAAPAPIQTPETLRLHQAPMADCARYDTLGRVQ